Below is a genomic region from Osmia bicornis bicornis chromosome 3, iOsmBic2.1, whole genome shotgun sequence.
AaaattatcgttattattgaTTTAATTCAAAATATAGAGGTACAGGtgcaaaaattatataaaattccaTACACTAAatttaagaatattaaatacattttcgaTTTGCTTAGACTAAACTACAACAAGTATTGGAAGTTCTAAAAAATGTTTCTGTTCCATGGAGTCCAACTATTAAGAATCTAGCAGAAACAAGCAGTACTGTTGATCATATCTTAGCATCTCAAATTAGAACAGAATGCAATTATGTTCCAATAAAACTTATATTGAAGAAATATGGGTATGAACGCATTGGTATAAATGATGTgagtgaaatattttttaataaagcaACATATATTTTGCTATGTAAtgatatcttttttataaatctcTTTTGTAGAGATTAGTACATCGTAtcataaaagaaaatcatgatgAAATGATTTCACATATTCAATGTATAACAAAAAATGATccattattaagaaaaaatgcattttcattttgtataaattattatttatctaaAGGGTAAGATAATTTGAATGAACAATAATTGTAatgattatttgaaattatttaataataaatattttttgtaggAATTTTACGAAAGTAATGGAAATATTAAACTCTTTAGAAAGAGAAGTTCTATTATATTGCTGTATACAAATTGTTAATTATGTAATATCTAGTTTGAGATTAAAGGTAATTAACGTaactaaattttttaaaaagtttaTACTTAGGATGATACACATGTCATTTAAATTTGCATCCATCATTTAGACTGTACCTGAATCTCTTGCGTATTATATTGAAATGTTGGGTTGGGTGAAGTTACAATTAGGGAAACTCTCCAAGGAGTGCAAAACTCATTCAAATTATTGTAATcacattattaataatatagaTGAAGTAAAATCTAtctattttttaaagaaagattATCAAATCAGTATTACATTTCACGAGTATCAAACTGATAAAGAACAAATATTACAGAGATATATCGAAGAGCTATGTAAaggtataaaataattcttcatTGTGTTGTACAGctaacaataatttatatacatttttaattttttatacaaatgTTTTAGTGGAAATGAAAGAGAATAATGACTTAATTACATGcaaaaaagttattaaagttgcagaattattgaaattacaGAAAACAAATGCTATATCTTTATTGTTAAATTGCACAAAAAAtgtcaatttatttaattatttttttaagtaagtaaatttttttattagaacATAAGAACAAAACTTAACCAGTGTAAAACAATGTcctattttgaaatttagatatgaaaaggaatcatttcatttattgACAGATGAATGTcaatacatatataaaatatgttCAATAATACTACAATATGCCAAAATGGATGTAGATATTGCAATTGCAATTGCAATTCGAAATTTAAGTTCATCTGCATTATGTGTTTGTTTAGATGGTATGCAACCAGACACTGTCTCAAAATCAACAACTTTTAAATCTCTATAATGCTTAAgtttaaattctaatatttaaaaacaatgtttCAGATGATTTGCAATCCATGTTATTGTTATATAATTGGATAAATTTGTATCAACAGTGTTTGAGTGAAAAGATACCGTATAATTCAAACTCGACggataaaaaacaaaatgaaatactaAAATCAAATTGGaaattatatacaatatataaagaTCTAGCTATAACTACAGATGAATCTTTGTTGCcattatttagaaatataatttctataCAAAAGTTTTATATAACTAAATTTATATCtggtaaattattaataataattattatattaattacaaatatataactaatttttcattatactTATAATCTAGATACGGAGTTGAATAAAGAAAATCCATTAGAGAAGTTACTTGacaatataaagaaattagaaGTAAAACATAACGATTATTGTTTACTGCAAATGATAAAAACTTTGTATTTTAGTTTTTATGTTAGACCAAACATAGATGTTACTTTGTTATCTGAAATTACATCGGTATATTTTCgtcatttaataatattgttaaaaaaagtaataagtACACGGTCATTCGATCTTCAACTGGGGTTGTCTTGTTTGTTCATGTTATCCGAATCAGAAGCGTATAAATGGATTTCTATCGCCTATAAATCgtaagtaatttaatttctatgaattaaaaatctgGAAGTACTATAGAAATGTATTGTTTCAGATTTCAACCAGATTGTACTCAACATTTAAGAATATCAGTACTAGGATACGAATATTTtcgtttattacaaaatgaaacttctatacaaatatttaaaactaaTAAAATGATGCACTGTTGGGCActaaaattatcaaaatattcTATCTCGTATAAAGGTCGAAATTagcttattttttaaataaatgttttaccgtgttatgtaataaaaatatttatttatgcaTTTATAGAAGTATTAACAGGTGATGCTACAACTCAGAGAGAAATACTGCAACACATTATGAGTTGTAACGATGATGACATCATCGATTTGTTACAACATTTCTGCACTGATTTTGGATTTGATACTCAAGACtgtttattactttatttacaAACAGTAATAAAAACATGGAATCCGAAATTCATTATAAAAGATTTAAGTGGAAAAAAGGGTAAAAAGATGATAGAAATACGGAGCTGTTAATGTATATAAGATAATATATCATTTTCGGTATTTTTTTTAGAACTGCACATTAATGAAGACGAAGTAAATGAATTACGAAAAAAGTGTAATGTAATTGCTGCTATTATTGAAGATAAAGCTGCTTTAACGAATTGTGTTAAAACTATTTTCTCACAAGTTAGTACATGCTCAAATTCTATTACTGTTATAAATAGAATATGTGCAAAACCTTATACTTATTGTTTCAGATTAATTTCTACTactatgaaatatttataattcttATGGATCTTATAAAAGACAAAAGTACTGAACATAGAAATTATATCCTTTTCCTACAAAATTATATGCGTACTAGgtaagtatatttttaatgcTGATTACATTATAATCAAAATACgtcaataaaaatattttttcttaatacGTTTAGCCAACCTACACAAATAGAAAGTGATAAGTGGATACATCTTAATCCAGGATACACATCCCTACCGCCTATAGCAAAATGGAGATTACCTTTCTTACCCAAAGTTGAATTATGGACACTCATAAGTAAAATTTCTGtattaagaattatttatcattctttATCAAGATAtgatgtttaaaaatatttaaatactaaACTATTTCCAGGTCCAGAATTAAATCTAAAAACTTATGAAAAATGGTTAGATATTGCCCCTATTCTTAAATTGCAATCTcatattgtatgtacattagCTATTAAAGGCGAAGTAAGACACGTTTGGGGAAATAAACGCGAAACGGATAAATGGACTCTCTATCCAAAAAACACCACTTTATTAAGCGACATAAAAAGATGTATAGAACGAATGACTGGTCCAGATGCATTATACTATGGCACAGCAGCATTATATTATGTTGTGAATCATACACCACCAGGTACATTATACACCTCCaaaacattaatattttaccaAGAAAGCAACTGCACaactttgaataaataattcttcatCTTTACCAGGTGCTGATCAAGTAGCTGCAGTTGATGAATGTTACAAATATGCTCAATTATCAGCTCAAAAATCTACAGTCTTTGAAGAAGGAATGCTAGAGGTatctttatttatataattttacagGGCTTTAAGAATATGTATATCTaacttttgaaaatgatttattttagaaaattaaattcaaatatttacgCTTTACATCGGAACATATTTTACGTACCCACGGtttagagaaaaagaaatatttggaGTTAATTGGAAATCCGTTTAAGCTAGTCCATGAATTGTACTCGGACGAAAGTATACCACAAAGATATCGATGCGTTATTATTGATCATAGACCTGATATCAATTCTGCAGTTGATTATATTAGTCAGCTGTTTTCTATTAACATAATAAAATTACGGGTTGAACTGTTACAAGAATGGTTACAACCAGATGttaaatacataaaatttaATCAGAGTATAACAGATACATTTTCTATGATGATAAATTCTGAATCAAATTCCAATTGCGATGACAACTTGTTAaggtataataataaatttttaattcttttttttgtaaaatatttaaaaccatataatataattttagagCATGTTACATTCTTGAATATGGAGACATCGAATTGCCAGCTAACTTTCTTATAAATATATGTTTTGTTGATAAAAACGAAGATTACAGTGCTGAAGTACGTTATAGAGCTCTTCGTGTATTACAGATGATACTTGATACTGCTAAGTTAGAAGAGTTAACTAAACGCGATTACCAAACGATTAGGTATTAATTGTACTTTAGTTCattaaagtattttaattttgttcaaaatgtttaagttattttattttaggaaTTATATGAAATCATTGATATATATAAGTAGATTAGAACTACTGGGGATAAGTTACAGCATAAAGGAATTCGAGACGTGCTCCAAATATGAGCTTGTACAAATTTTATGGAAAACACAGAATTATACACCACAAGCACTGGTTATTATTTCGCAACTGTGTAtagattttgaaatatatgaatactCATTATGGGATAAAAGTTTAACTCAGCTAGCTAAATTGTCAATGGTAAATAAACCACATTTTTAAACATATAagtataataatgatattatatttaatctaaaatatttttagattaacgaattaaaaaaaatcttgCTACAAGTACGGAATGTAAGTGCCATTGTAAATTCTAATGGGTACCTATTAGGATGGCAAGTAGTCATTTTAGAACCTTTCAGAAAAATGGATGTACACCCGACTAATGAACAAATTGATAATTGTATTGAAGCTCTACAACTTTTATATTCGTGTCCTGTTGTACATATGTTGTGTTTCAGtgacattataaaatattgcttTCAATGTCAGCAACCACATTTTGCAGTTGCTCTATTACCTTTTTTACATGGTGATGATAAGAAGAATGTTTTAGAAGTGAgtatttgattaattatatcaaacattaaatttatgcaaacttattattaaatattttctttctagCAAAGTAAAAAGGATTTTGATGTTGCAAAGATCCTACAAGATttaaatagtttatcattaaACGGAATACTCTGTGTACCATATGTAAGTATGTTTACTATTAACTTAAcaaaagtttttttttatatatgattttaaactgaaaaatgtttttttagtGTAAAAAAgttatacaaaatatattgGAAAGCACAAACgttcaataaaattattgataattttgttcgaagtaaaatcaaaaaatagaaattgttGGATGCTGTACACtattaaatgataaatttaatGAATGTCTTGTTTACTTAAAAAGGTACTATATATGTTAAATATACGTAAACAAACTTTTATACTTACTAATTTTTTACAATCTTATTCAACCACTCCATGGATCATCATAATCTTCAATTAATAAAGATTTATCTTGAATAATTTTTGCTCTGATAGTTGCTTCTTCTACATCTGCAGAAACTGATGCTAATACACAACGATCTACTATTATGAACTTAGGATTTTCTGGACTTTTTCGTAGAACAAGATCAATTTCGTCGCCAACCTTTACCtatttatttaaacagatAATATTACTTTCATTCTACTACATAAATTGTTTACCTTATTATGGGAAGTATTCATACCATAGCACTCTTCTTTAAACATTTTTGTCCATTAAGACGCAAATTACTTTTGTAAAATTCCTTATCCAAtttgctgaaaataaaaaacattaattatttaacatatatatatatatataaatgatATAACTATAATACAGTATTTATTTGATACAAAAATTGTAACGTACGCGCGTGACATTCCCAATCCAGCTTTAGCGACAGCATCCAGTCGAAGAGAGGGTATTGCAGTATCaataatttttgattttgGTGTACATAAATCatcaatatctacattaatttcattttcatcttcGTCCTCTTCATCAATGTCACGTTTACTCTAATACGTATATAAATGTAACACAAATATAAAACATGTAAATTTATTTAGTgcaaagtattaaaatataacTAAATTATCTTACATGTTTTGGAGATGCATTTTTGCTTTTAAATCTTTTAAATGTAATTAGATTAAAACTTTGTCGTGAAGACGAATAATTTGTACATAAATTATAACGCTtaagattattatttaatataactTGTAATGGATAATATATTTTCGTATTTGTAAATACAGTTCTTCGTATAACGTTACAAATTGCTATTCTATATAACATCCTTAAAAATATTGTCTTGAACAGTAAACGACGCAATTGTTAAAGGTTAGGATTACTTATTTGTGATAGAATGATTTGGTTCATACTTTTAGCACGTAATAAATTGTATACAAATATTTAACAGCTCCTACATACataagatattttttttttaaatcctattaatatttatgataaaataagaaataattttctcttttacaaTTTACTGTTTCTATataacattaaaataatatacatattatataatattttggTATGTATAACAAACTTTTTaaactaaaatttatattattaagatttataaaaatagtaaaatacaagttgataataaaaaatgccTTCTATggtttgtatttttaatgaatctatgggtttaaaattctaattaaaaatacaaatattccTATTGTGTAgtttattttaagaaattctTGCTAAAATacatatgaataaaaataaatgtttccaAGTGGTATGTAGAACATGCATTTatgtaattacattttttgaGTATTATCAACATTATAATTTAAGTTTTTCATTAGAAAGTAAGAtagttaaaattaatttcaaaatttttatctttgtattcaattttatatttgcaGCAAAAGGGAGGATTTAAAAAGATATGTAATGAATAGACTACAAAATAAGTTcattatcaacaatttttgtaTGTATTATGCTATGAagtgtattttaaaataccaGAGGAATATTTATgctgttattttctttttcacaaTAATTACAATTGTTGTAACTTCCttgatattgaaataataaaaaccatAATTTCTATCCATACAATACTTCCTTGTGCTGCTTTATTAGTACagaaattttaagaaaatagaTAAATGTTATAAGTTactgataattaatttatcttaaaacatatacatacatttgtattctaatgtatttttattccttttgttTCGTTTATTCTGTATTACTTAAATTGACAATATcttaaattagattaatacTTTCATGTTCATCTTATTGTTTTGGTTTgattgttttcttcttttgataAAGATAATTAGTTGTTTATTGATTAGATGTGatttgaatataaatttcaacAGAACATTTCATATACAAATAAAATCAGATTTTTTGGTGACtagaatatttttacatttcataCATTCATTCTTTGTATACTTATATGCcataatatgtaataaaaattgtaagcgttatattaaaattaatattgaactTTGGTTTGTAGCATTCTTTGCTGTTGCTCTTTTTTTCCTTGTataaaaaaagagaggaaagaaagTCAATATTAAATACTATTCATTAAATGCACAAGTTGTAAGTAGTGTAATTCATCTTACCAGTATGACTGAATTCAGAGTTGAACTATTAATATGTTCATCAACTTCATTCCTATTTACTAAATAAGAAATATCACATGTACACgtataaacatttttcatgattatttcaaaatagcTGCCTggatatatattttattctcacttaaaataaaattatgaacaAATGTATTGTTGTTAAAATAACTCAGAGGTCTACAATATTCTAACTAcgatatagaaaaaaaaatttcaatcattAATAGTAACTTTTAGAATAACAacgaaaaaattttatttacattgtAATACTGCAAAAAGGTtcttattatatattatttaaatattatttaaaagattGTGCTCGGTTTTGTTTATTCTCAATTAATTTACGTTTGGTaaactttaataattattgtaaaataaatgcaCTACTTACAATAAATGCAATCTCTATACAATTAGTACACAACAAACCATCGATACTTGTTCATTCTCTATAATAAATGTGCTATTTATGTACGTATGTACATAATCTGAAAAATTCCTAAGCTTAAAGCTGTTTATAGAAGAATATTATTAACATCCTGAATTGTGCTCTTTGAAGTACTAATGAAAACAATATCTCACAGGAACTACAAATggtttgtatatttttaactAAAATGTGAATTTCCAATATTGTGTAGTAGAAATTCCAAATATAAATTTCTAGTTCAATGTTATAGCAATTGTAAGAAAGTATAAAAAGTTTACTGCAAACATCTTATGATACACTCTATACTTCAATCATGTAATTACTTGTTCTGATAATAAACGTGTACATACTGAAATATTTACGAAAAAATAGAATGTGTGTGACATCGTTTTTCCATTTGTCTGATTGAAATTTAGAGCATATTATCACTATGCTACAGTATGTACACTCAGTAAACATTAATATGCCTCATTTTTAGTTCACCGTTCACTTATACTAGGAATTTTTCttgttcattttaaatatgatGATATATCTTTAATTCGTTTGAAATTCACATGGAATACAAATACAAACAAATCATGGTATTCATTATTcgttttataaatttgaaagCATATGGCACGCATATCCTATCTTTCTACATTCTAAGCTTTTTtcgaatataaaaaaatagcaTGTTCGCGAGTGATGGAATATTTTGTTAGTCATCATCACactatctttttttcttttattgagTCCTTTTATAGAGAGCATGTATGATCtatgaaaataatgtttcAATAGTGTAGATTAATGTAAACAAAGTATGTTACAATATCATAAGAAGAagttacaataataaattagatGTAAGTATAAATGTAAGTCATTTGATGTATATAAGAACAAAAGTTGTTCTgtacaatatatttattactcTAAAGTATGTTATTAActgttttaaatttgaaaatttatgtaaattattaattttataaaaatagtaaCAGAAGACTAAAAATGTCATGGCCACCCTTCAAAACAAATTGTGCTATGTTGATCATTTATATAGGCATAGTTTGCACCATATGTTTGTCACTGGTAATATAAATCTTcctatataatttaatatatactttttgattattctttttcttttcacgatGCACTCTCagtttttatgaaaaataatttagagcCTTTAAACATTAATAGATTGCACCAGTGCAGCAATCGATAAAACTGTACCTGCCATATACAACAACAGAAATTGTTTCAGAAGTAAATGTTTAAGTGTTTTCC
It encodes:
- the LOC114878080 gene encoding kinetochore-associated protein 1 isoform X1, with amino-acid sequence MALWNKVFSCFDYKEETVDFGRRTVIENDGSLYETSTIATIQSTEKVVKEPNVLASVQYSRVCVIIDKSVTIFQNETCKEILLNVNFESMITCYCISDNGLFLFVVLSSGVLYCLNLLNNGQVIFTKDIKDGHKIITIFLQNVGDECNIYLIAKNGAVYRVSQLNNKLVKPVIQNETNSNIKIGNLTEEIQCVQLFKGFYDEEVICATVGMTNRDISIAMLCPSKLFMWPTEQYNNFKSSSNYIKVKFFRNHVAMLCLREDRILKMICPQTLLGVYMDTIHALDFTIIENNDNSSCQILVLAESDDNCIGNTVRVLSFPEFEEKFRITVPITTYLVEIMDPCDEIILYLEGVNDLRSNTNYIDTIRIKTVSESIPEYQLQRLLRMEQFDAAEALAKKFNLSTEPIYCKKATLILSQLEPWAKKNCVPIQLDMLFSILDKIKNVQFIVECCSKALIPDYKQMRKIHVYARSRIIESTTKTKSNENLNLLYLINNMLHKLETFHMIWECKKKSQYYDDVIMKEWIRFQQANFVEEYKTYINLGEMEVAALIWTRHLPEIIKYVSVKAVKDIFALIPENTSSAVLWPWLSHFIPTLLSCVPSAMCEIICWGCKKVKLFEKTHYSEWPRIGIDFANRFIKLLKFEENHQSLYFHQGYLSNDSSLKQLILLTQTMSDIQKLKINYRLTVPLNLYNGDPMEVSHMLLDRVHVDIIPEFVNTFLKQYMLNNSLKNDYVFTLYIQKTMRNSRSWSGEESIWEEKIIVIIDLIQNIETKLQQVLEVLKNVSVPWSPTIKNLAETSSTVDHILASQIRTECNYVPIKLILKKYGYERIGINDRLVHRIIKENHDEMISHIQCITKNDPLLRKNAFSFCINYYLSKGNFTKVMEILNSLEREVLLYCCIQIVNYVISSLRLKTVPESLAYYIEMLGWVKLQLGKLSKECKTHSNYCNHIINNIDEVKSIYFLKKDYQISITFHEYQTDKEQILQRYIEELCKVEMKENNDLITCKKVIKVAELLKLQKTNAISLLLNCTKNVNLFNYFFKYEKESFHLLTDECQYIYKICSIILQYAKMDVDIAIAIAIRNLSSSALCVCLDDDLQSMLLLYNWINLYQQCLSEKIPYNSNSTDKKQNEILKSNWKLYTIYKDLAITTDESLLPLFRNIISIQKFYITKFISDTELNKENPLEKLLDNIKKLEVKHNDYCLLQMIKTLYFSFYVRPNIDVTLLSEITSVYFRHLIILLKKVISTRSFDLQLGLSCLFMLSESEAYKWISIAYKSFQPDCTQHLRISVLGYEYFRLLQNETSIQIFKTNKMMHCWALKLSKYSISYKEVLTGDATTQREILQHIMSCNDDDIIDLLQHFCTDFGFDTQDCLLLYLQTVIKTWNPKFIIKDLSGKKELHINEDEVNELRKKCNVIAAIIEDKAALTNCVKTIFSQINFYYYEIFIILMDLIKDKSTEHRNYILFLQNYMRTSQPTQIESDKWIHLNPGYTSLPPIAKWRLPFLPKVELWTLISPELNLKTYEKWLDIAPILKLQSHIVCTLAIKGEVRHVWGNKRETDKWTLYPKNTTLLSDIKRCIERMTGPDALYYGTAALYYVVNHTPPGADQVAAVDECYKYAQLSAQKSTVFEEGMLEKIKFKYLRFTSEHILRTHGLEKKKYLELIGNPFKLVHELYSDESIPQRYRCVIIDHRPDINSAVDYISQLFSINIIKLRVELLQEWLQPDVKYIKFNQSITDTFSMMINSESNSNCDDNLLRACYILEYGDIELPANFLINICFVDKNEDYSAEVRYRALRVLQMILDTAKLEELTKRDYQTIRNYMKSLIYISRLELLGISYSIKEFETCSKYELVQILWKTQNYTPQALVIISQLCIDFEIYEYSLWDKSLTQLAKLSMINELKKILLQVRNVSAIVNSNGYLLGWQVVILEPFRKMDVHPTNEQIDNCIEALQLLYSCPVVHMLCFSDIIKYCFQCQQPHFAVALLPFLHGDDKKNVLEQSKKDFDVAKILQDLNSLSLNGILCVPYVSMFTINLTKVFFYI
- the LOC114878093 gene encoding mitochondrial transcription rescue factor 1, yielding MLYRIAICNVIRRTVFTNTKIYYPLQVILNNNLKRYNLCTNYSSSRQSFNLITFKRFKSKNASPKHSKRDIDEEDEDENEINVDIDDLCTPKSKIIDTAIPSLRLDAVAKAGLGMSRAKLDKEFYKSNLRLNGQKCLKKSAMVKVGDEIDLVLRKSPENPKFIIVDRCVLASVSADVEEATIRAKIIQDKSLLIEDYDDPWSG
- the LOC114878080 gene encoding kinetochore-associated protein 1 isoform X2, whose product is MVKLFSQSDECNIYLIAKNGAVYRVSQLNNKLVKPVIQNETNSNIKIGNLTEEIQCVQLFKGFYDEEVICATVGMTNRDISIAMLCPSKLFMWPTEQYNNFKSSSNYIKVKFFRNHVAMLCLREDRILKMICPQTLLGVYMDTIHALDFTIIENNDNSSCQILVLAESDDNCIGNTVRVLSFPEFEEKFRITVPITTYLVEIMDPCDEIILYLEGVNDLRSNTNYIDTIRIKTVSESIPEYQLQRLLRMEQFDAAEALAKKFNLSTEPIYCKKATLILSQLEPWAKKNCVPIQLDMLFSILDKIKNVQFIVECCSKALIPDYKQMRKIHVYARSRIIESTTKTKSNENLNLLYLINNMLHKLETFHMIWECKKKSQYYDDVIMKEWIRFQQANFVEEYKTYINLGEMEVAALIWTRHLPEIIKYVSVKAVKDIFALIPENTSSAVLWPWLSHFIPTLLSCVPSAMCEIICWGCKKVKLFEKTHYSEWPRIGIDFANRFIKLLKFEENHQSLYFHQGYLSNDSSLKQLILLTQTMSDIQKLKINYRLTVPLNLYNGDPMEVSHMLLDRVHVDIIPEFVNTFLKQYMLNNSLKNDYVFTLYIQKTMRNSRSWSGEESIWEEKIIVIIDLIQNIETKLQQVLEVLKNVSVPWSPTIKNLAETSSTVDHILASQIRTECNYVPIKLILKKYGYERIGINDRLVHRIIKENHDEMISHIQCITKNDPLLRKNAFSFCINYYLSKGNFTKVMEILNSLEREVLLYCCIQIVNYVISSLRLKTVPESLAYYIEMLGWVKLQLGKLSKECKTHSNYCNHIINNIDEVKSIYFLKKDYQISITFHEYQTDKEQILQRYIEELCKVEMKENNDLITCKKVIKVAELLKLQKTNAISLLLNCTKNVNLFNYFFKYEKESFHLLTDECQYIYKICSIILQYAKMDVDIAIAIAIRNLSSSALCVCLDDDLQSMLLLYNWINLYQQCLSEKIPYNSNSTDKKQNEILKSNWKLYTIYKDLAITTDESLLPLFRNIISIQKFYITKFISDTELNKENPLEKLLDNIKKLEVKHNDYCLLQMIKTLYFSFYVRPNIDVTLLSEITSVYFRHLIILLKKVISTRSFDLQLGLSCLFMLSESEAYKWISIAYKSFQPDCTQHLRISVLGYEYFRLLQNETSIQIFKTNKMMHCWALKLSKYSISYKEVLTGDATTQREILQHIMSCNDDDIIDLLQHFCTDFGFDTQDCLLLYLQTVIKTWNPKFIIKDLSGKKELHINEDEVNELRKKCNVIAAIIEDKAALTNCVKTIFSQINFYYYEIFIILMDLIKDKSTEHRNYILFLQNYMRTSQPTQIESDKWIHLNPGYTSLPPIAKWRLPFLPKVELWTLISPELNLKTYEKWLDIAPILKLQSHIVCTLAIKGEVRHVWGNKRETDKWTLYPKNTTLLSDIKRCIERMTGPDALYYGTAALYYVVNHTPPGADQVAAVDECYKYAQLSAQKSTVFEEGMLEKIKFKYLRFTSEHILRTHGLEKKKYLELIGNPFKLVHELYSDESIPQRYRCVIIDHRPDINSAVDYISQLFSINIIKLRVELLQEWLQPDVKYIKFNQSITDTFSMMINSESNSNCDDNLLRACYILEYGDIELPANFLINICFVDKNEDYSAEVRYRALRVLQMILDTAKLEELTKRDYQTIRNYMKSLIYISRLELLGISYSIKEFETCSKYELVQILWKTQNYTPQALVIISQLCIDFEIYEYSLWDKSLTQLAKLSMINELKKILLQVRNVSAIVNSNGYLLGWQVVILEPFRKMDVHPTNEQIDNCIEALQLLYSCPVVHMLCFSDIIKYCFQCQQPHFAVALLPFLHGDDKKNVLEQSKKDFDVAKILQDLNSLSLNGILCVPYVSMFTINLTKVFFYI